DNA from Brachyspira aalborgi:
AAAAGCATTGGATTTAATAAGTATATCATTTACATATGAAGTAAAATAAGGTAATATAAGCTCTTTTCTTTGCGCTAAAAAATAATCAAATAATTCTGTTTGTTCTTTTTTGTTAAAGTATCCTTTATTTAAATTATAAGCTTCTAAATAACATTTAATATGCGGGTATGTATCTTTTTGAAATTCTTCGTTATTAATAAATTGTCTTACTTTGTATTCCATATATAACCTCAATTAAAATATTATAAATTTATATTTTACTTCCCATTTTCAATTATATTTATTTCTTCTTCACTTAAATCATATAATTCGTAAACTATTTTATCAATTTCTCCCTCAATTTTAGACACATCCTCATTTGAATTTTTACTTCTAACCTTCAAAATCTCATTAACATTATTTATAATTTTATCAACCAATTTTTTATTTTATTATCAAAAAAGAACTCCTACTAAACCCTAAACTCCAACTCATAACCAATGATAAACTCCATCTCCTCCTCCGTCAAACCATAAAGCGGACAAATCAACCGACATAATAATTTAATATTTATAAACTATTCCATTTTAAACTATTTATAATTTTTTTTAATATGTTAAAATATATTTATCAATTTAGAGGATAGCAAAATGCTCGTTATATCAAGATTTTATGGAATTATAATAAAAATGTATTTTCAGCAGAAAGAACATAATCCGCCGCATTTTCATGCAATATATGGAGAATATGTCGGCGTAGTGGATATTAACGAATTAAAAATTATAGAAGGCGATTTACCAAGCAAAGCGTCTTCTATGGTTTTGGAATGGGCGAAAAATAATCAAGCAGAATTATTAAATATATGGCAAACGCAAAATTTTAAACAATTAGAACCTTTGGAGTAGCTATGTCGTTTCATAAAATAAAAAATGTAGAAGCTTTAGACAATTTTACTTTACAAGTTTTATTTGAAAGCGGAGAAAAACGATTTTACGATTTAAATAAACTTATAGAAGTAAATAAAGATTTTGAAATATTGAAACGAGATAAAAATTTATTTAAATTGGTAAAAATCGATATTCAAGGTTATGGCATTTATTGGAACGATTATTTAGATATATCTTGCAATGAAATTTATTATAATAATTGAAAAATAAAATATTTAATATATCTTTTTTATATAAAAAAATTAGTCATTGCGAACCTTAA
Protein-coding regions in this window:
- a CDS encoding DUF4160 domain-containing protein, producing the protein MLVISRFYGIIIKMYFQQKEHNPPHFHAIYGEYVGVVDINELKIIEGDLPSKASSMVLEWAKNNQAELLNIWQTQNFKQLEPLE
- a CDS encoding DUF2442 domain-containing protein gives rise to the protein MSFHKIKNVEALDNFTLQVLFESGEKRFYDLNKLIEVNKDFEILKRDKNLFKLVKIDIQGYGIYWNDYLDISCNEIYYNN